A genomic window from Candidatus Schekmanbacteria bacterium includes:
- a CDS encoding pyridoxamine 5'-phosphate oxidase family protein codes for MKRSSILLILCVIISTVFILFLGISETKGGIAEKTPAPIKADQVKPSGHPETKISMTCSECHEVEYDAESTATKTWIKNYAQLPKDELWKRIVAFLPYRQRFVMATVGSKGIWPFKKYYPTATTADFTLVPDERIIICSNEKGTEKLAELKKNPWVSMVHYEGSIEGPVPPKKRYWKSVQIFGKATMYESDDPEFDELAKKYHFYRIRSERAYKRMVMTKVDIKRIIYFDSTLMKEGYSPYQLWVNDKFKD; via the coding sequence ATGAAAAGATCATCAATTCTTCTAATTCTATGTGTAATAATATCAACTGTTTTTATCCTTTTTTTGGGCATTAGTGAAACAAAAGGAGGAATTGCTGAAAAAACTCCTGCACCCATAAAAGCAGATCAGGTAAAACCTTCGGGCCATCCAGAAACAAAGATATCTATGACCTGTTCTGAATGCCATGAAGTCGAATACGATGCAGAATCAACTGCAACGAAGACATGGATTAAAAATTATGCGCAATTGCCAAAAGATGAATTGTGGAAAAGAATTGTAGCTTTTCTGCCATATAGGCAGCGCTTTGTAATGGCAACTGTCGGCTCCAAAGGGATTTGGCCTTTTAAAAAATATTATCCCACAGCAACAACAGCTGATTTTACCCTTGTTCCTGATGAAAGGATAATAATATGCTCAAATGAGAAGGGTACGGAAAAGCTTGCCGAATTAAAGAAGAATCCATGGGTAAGTATGGTCCATTATGAAGGGTCTATTGAGGGACCTGTGCCGCCAAAGAAGAGATATTGGAAAAGCGTACAAATTTTTGGCAAAGCCACAATGTATGAATCAGATGACCCTGAATTTGATGAATTAGCGAAAAAGTATCATTTTTATAGAATTCGAAGTGAAAGAGCTTATAAAAGAATGGTTATGACAAAGGTTGATATCAAGAGAATAATATACTTCGATTCCACACTGATGAAGGAAGGCTATTCTCCATATCAGCTTTGGGTAAATGATAAATTCAAGGATTAG
- a CDS encoding FAD:protein FMN transferase, producing MYKKIIHLSSIFLVVFISAVIDSFLCERIGFAHSSTAKIYYFSDFIMGVKVEMKLVGEEKEQLQKTADKAFLVMKNLDDRLSNWKEDSEISYLNRNGSKGWIKVSKELYEVISEGVNLSKRTNGAFDMTVGRLLNLWNFYSRNPVKPSDDEINEALKCVNYRLIELNKKKSAVKFLKEGVNIDLGGIAKGYIMKKGFDIIKENGVEGGLINCSGDIYVWGKKPNGSLWAIAIRNPFNPDKPFAVISVTNKAIFTSGDYERMFEWRGKKYHHILNPKTGISANECRGVTVVGNTIDDVNGLSSSLFIMGAEKGKKFVEGMKGIEAVFFTSSNKIIMTKGFEKNFLDQRH from the coding sequence ATGTATAAAAAAATCATTCATCTTTCTTCAATTTTTTTAGTAGTCTTTATTTCGGCAGTGATTGACAGTTTTTTATGCGAAAGAATTGGTTTTGCTCATTCATCGACTGCGAAAATTTATTATTTCAGCGATTTCATAATGGGTGTAAAGGTTGAAATGAAACTTGTAGGTGAAGAGAAAGAACAATTGCAAAAAACAGCTGATAAGGCATTTTTAGTAATGAAGAATTTAGACGATAGACTCAGCAATTGGAAGGAAGATAGTGAAATATCTTATCTTAATCGCAACGGCAGTAAAGGTTGGATTAAGGTTTCTAAGGAACTATATGAAGTGATTTCTGAGGGAGTCAATCTTTCCAAAAGGACGAATGGCGCCTTCGATATGACAGTGGGAAGATTGCTCAACTTGTGGAATTTTTACAGCAGAAATCCTGTTAAGCCCAGCGATGATGAGATTAATGAGGCTCTCAAATGTGTCAATTACCGTCTCATTGAGTTGAATAAAAAAAAATCGGCAGTCAAATTTTTAAAAGAGGGTGTCAATATCGATTTAGGCGGAATTGCAAAAGGATATATAATGAAGAAAGGATTCGATATCATAAAAGAAAATGGCGTTGAGGGGGGATTGATAAATTGTTCAGGAGATATTTATGTGTGGGGAAAAAAACCGAACGGAAGTTTGTGGGCTATAGCCATCAGAAATCCTTTCAATCCTGATAAACCCTTTGCAGTCATCAGTGTCACCAATAAGGCAATTTTTACGTCAGGTGATTATGAGAGAATGTTTGAATGGCGTGGAAAGAAATATCATCATATTTTAAATCCTAAGACAGGAATTTCAGCCAATGAATGCAGAGGTGTGACAGTTGTTGGAAATACGATTGATGATGTAAATGGTTTATCTTCTTCTCTATTCATAATGGGGGCTGAAAAGGGCAAAAAATTTGTAGAAGGAATGAAGGGCATTGAAGCGGTCTTTTTTACCTCTTCCAACAAGATAATAATGACTAAAGGATTTGAAAAAAATTTTCTTGATCAAAGGCATTAG